Proteins encoded in a region of the Eretmochelys imbricata isolate rEreImb1 chromosome 10, rEreImb1.hap1, whole genome shotgun sequence genome:
- the FURIN gene encoding furin isoform X2: protein MDLGPRLLLLLWTPAVVAWLAQEGLGQRVYTNTWAVLVPAGPQEADRLARKHGFLNLGPIVGDYYHFRHHAVVKRSLSPHRSRHSHLAREPQVHWLEQQVAKRRTKRDAFTEPTDPKFPQQWYLYNVNQRDLNVRGAWEQGYTGRGIVVSILDDGVEKNHPDLEDNYDPGASFDVNDQDPDPQPRYTQMNDNRHGTRCAGEVAAVANNGICGVGVAYNARIGGVRMLDGEVTDAVEARSLGLNPNHIHIYSASWGPEDDGKTVDGPARLAEEAFFRGGRAGLGSIFVWASGNGGREHDSCNCDGYTNSIYTLSISSTTQYGNVPWYSEACSSTLATTYSSGNQNEKQIVTTDLRQKCTESHTGTSASAPLAAGIIALTLEANKNLTWRDMQHLVVRTSKPAHLNTNDWATNGVGRKVSHSYGYGLLDAGAMVTLARNWTTVGPQRKCIIDILTEPKDIGKRLEVRRKVDACLGKASSIGRLEHVQARLTLSYNRRGDLAIHLTSPMGTRSTLLAPRPHDYSGDGFNDWAFMTTHSWDEDPSGDWVLEIENTSEANNYGTLTKFTLVLYGTATEPTSLSNRLESSGCKTLASSQTCVVCEEGFYLHQKSCLKRCPPGFTPSLQSAHYALENSVEPRPPHLCVPCHASCATCMGPVATACLSCPAHSHYSSLDRTCSHQTQSSRASPALGKGQPEAPPASKLAVLVASLSCVFIVLIFITVFLVLQLRSGFSLRGVKVYSLDSGLISYRGLPADLWQEELPSESEGEDCEAHSERTAFIRDQSAL, encoded by the exons ATTGTCGGTGACTATTACCACTTCCGGCACCATGCAGTAGTGAAACGTTCCCTCTCGCCCCACCGGTCCCGGCACAGCCATTTGGCCAGGGAGCCCCAG GTGCATtggctggagcagcaggtggCAAAGCGCAGGACGAAGAGAGACGCCTTCACGGAGCCCACAGACCCCAAGTTCCCTCAGCAGTGGTACCTG TACAACGTGAACCAGCGGGACCTGAACGTGCGGGGGGCCTGGGAGCAGGGCTACACCGGCAGGGGGATTGTCGTCTCCATCCTGGACGATGGCGTTGAGAAGAACCACCCGGACCTAGAGGACAACTAT GACCCCGGGGCCAGCTTTGATGTGAACGACCAGGACCCAGACCCACAGCCTCGCTACACACAGATGAACGATAACAG ACATGGCACCCGCTGTGCCGGTGAAGTGGCTGCTGTGGCAAACAATGGGATCTGTGGCGTGGGAGTGGCTTACAACGCCAGGATTGGAG GTGTGCGCATGCTGGATGGGGAAGTGACCGATGCTGTGGAGGCCCGCTCCCTGGGCTTAAACCCCAACCACATCCACATCTACAGTGCCAGCTGGGGCCCTGAGGACGATGGCAAGACGGTGGACGGGCCGGCCCGGCTGGCAGAAGAGGCGTTCTTCCGAGGG GGCCGGGCGGGACTGGGCTCCATATTCGTCTGGGCCTCTGGGAATGGGGGCCGCGAACATGACAGCTGCAACTGCGATGGCTACACCAACAGCATCTACACGCTGTCCATCAGCAGCACCACCCAGTACGGCAACGTGCCCTGGTACAGCGAGGCCTGCTCCTCCACCCTTGCCACCACCTATAGCAGCGGCAACCAGAACGAGAAACAGATT GTGACGACCGACCTGAGGCAGAAGTGCACAGAGTCGCACACGGGGACCTCTGCCTCGGCTCCACTGGCTGCTGGCATCATCGCACTTACCCTGGAAGCAAA TAAGAACCTGACCTGGCGGGACATGCAGCACCTGGTGGTGCGGACCTCGAAGCCGGCGCATCTCAACACCAATGACTGGGCCACCAACGGCGTGGGCCGCAAAG TCAGCCACTCCTATGGCTACGGCCTGCTGGATGCGGGGGCCATGGTGACCCTGGCCAGGAACTGGACCACGGTGGGACCCCAGAGGAAGTGCATCATCGACATCCTCACTGAGCCAAA AGACATTGGGAAGCGCCTGGAGGTCCGGAGGAAGGTGGACGCCTGCTTGGGGAAGGCCAGCTCCATCGGCAGGCTGGAGCATGTCCAGGCCAGGCTGACTCTCTCCTACAACCGGCGTGGCGACCTGGCCATCCACCTCACCAGCCCCATGGGCACCCGCTCCACCCTCCTGGCTCCCAG GCCTCACGACTACTCGGGCGACGGTTTCAACGACTGGGCCTTCATGACCACACACTCGTGGGACGAGGACCCCTCCGGCGACTGGGTCCTGGAGATCGAAAACACTAGTGAAGCCAACAACTATG GCACCCTGACCAAGTTCACGCTGGTTCTGTACGGGACCGCGACAGAGCCCACCAGCCTCTCCAACCGGCTCGAGAGCAGCGGCTGCAAAACCCTCGCCTCCAGCCAGACCTGCGTGG TGTGCGAGGAGGGCTTCTACCTGCACCAGAAGAGCTGCCTGAAGCGCTGCCCCCCCGGCTTCACGCCCAGCCTGCAGAGTGCCCACTACGCCCTGGAGAACAGTGTGGAGCCCCGTCCCCCGCACCTGTGTGTGCCGTGCCACGCCTCCTGCGCCACCTGCATGGGGCCCGTGGCCACCGCCTGCCTCAGCTGCCCAGCCCACTCGCACTACAGCAGCCTGGACCGAACGTGCTCCCACCAGACGCAGAGCAGCCGCGCCTCGCCCGCCCTGGGCAAGGGCCAGCCCGAGGCACCTCCCGCCTCCAAACTGGCTGTCCTGGTGGCCAGCCTCAGCTGCGTCTTCATCGTCCTCATTTTCATCACAGTCTTCCTGGTGCTGCAGCTGCGCTCGGGCTTCAGCCTGCGGGGCGTCAAGGTGTACTCCCTGGACAGCGGGCTCATCTCCTACCGGGGGCTCCCCGCGGACCTGTGGCAGGAGGAGCTGCCTTCCGAGTCGGAGGGCGAGGACTGCGAGGCGCACAGCGAGAGGACTGCCTTCATCAGAGACCAAAGTGCCCTTtga
- the FURIN gene encoding furin isoform X1, translating into MDLGPRLLLLLWTPAVVAWLAQEGLGQRVYTNTWAVLVPAGPQEADRLARKHGFLNLGPIVGDYYHFRHHAVVKRSLSPHRSRHSHLAREPQVHWLEQQVAKRRTKRDAFTEPTDPKFPQQWYLYNVNQRDLNVRGAWEQGYTGRGIVVSILDDGVEKNHPDLEDNYDPGASFDVNDQDPDPQPRYTQMNDNRHGTRCAGEVAAVANNGICGVGVAYNARIGGVRMLDGEVTDAVEARSLGLNPNHIHIYSASWGPEDDGKTVDGPARLAEEAFFRGVSQGRAGLGSIFVWASGNGGREHDSCNCDGYTNSIYTLSISSTTQYGNVPWYSEACSSTLATTYSSGNQNEKQIVTTDLRQKCTESHTGTSASAPLAAGIIALTLEANKNLTWRDMQHLVVRTSKPAHLNTNDWATNGVGRKVSHSYGYGLLDAGAMVTLARNWTTVGPQRKCIIDILTEPKDIGKRLEVRRKVDACLGKASSIGRLEHVQARLTLSYNRRGDLAIHLTSPMGTRSTLLAPRPHDYSGDGFNDWAFMTTHSWDEDPSGDWVLEIENTSEANNYGTLTKFTLVLYGTATEPTSLSNRLESSGCKTLASSQTCVVCEEGFYLHQKSCLKRCPPGFTPSLQSAHYALENSVEPRPPHLCVPCHASCATCMGPVATACLSCPAHSHYSSLDRTCSHQTQSSRASPALGKGQPEAPPASKLAVLVASLSCVFIVLIFITVFLVLQLRSGFSLRGVKVYSLDSGLISYRGLPADLWQEELPSESEGEDCEAHSERTAFIRDQSAL; encoded by the exons ATTGTCGGTGACTATTACCACTTCCGGCACCATGCAGTAGTGAAACGTTCCCTCTCGCCCCACCGGTCCCGGCACAGCCATTTGGCCAGGGAGCCCCAG GTGCATtggctggagcagcaggtggCAAAGCGCAGGACGAAGAGAGACGCCTTCACGGAGCCCACAGACCCCAAGTTCCCTCAGCAGTGGTACCTG TACAACGTGAACCAGCGGGACCTGAACGTGCGGGGGGCCTGGGAGCAGGGCTACACCGGCAGGGGGATTGTCGTCTCCATCCTGGACGATGGCGTTGAGAAGAACCACCCGGACCTAGAGGACAACTAT GACCCCGGGGCCAGCTTTGATGTGAACGACCAGGACCCAGACCCACAGCCTCGCTACACACAGATGAACGATAACAG ACATGGCACCCGCTGTGCCGGTGAAGTGGCTGCTGTGGCAAACAATGGGATCTGTGGCGTGGGAGTGGCTTACAACGCCAGGATTGGAG GTGTGCGCATGCTGGATGGGGAAGTGACCGATGCTGTGGAGGCCCGCTCCCTGGGCTTAAACCCCAACCACATCCACATCTACAGTGCCAGCTGGGGCCCTGAGGACGATGGCAAGACGGTGGACGGGCCGGCCCGGCTGGCAGAAGAGGCGTTCTTCCGAGGGGTCAGTCAG GGCCGGGCGGGACTGGGCTCCATATTCGTCTGGGCCTCTGGGAATGGGGGCCGCGAACATGACAGCTGCAACTGCGATGGCTACACCAACAGCATCTACACGCTGTCCATCAGCAGCACCACCCAGTACGGCAACGTGCCCTGGTACAGCGAGGCCTGCTCCTCCACCCTTGCCACCACCTATAGCAGCGGCAACCAGAACGAGAAACAGATT GTGACGACCGACCTGAGGCAGAAGTGCACAGAGTCGCACACGGGGACCTCTGCCTCGGCTCCACTGGCTGCTGGCATCATCGCACTTACCCTGGAAGCAAA TAAGAACCTGACCTGGCGGGACATGCAGCACCTGGTGGTGCGGACCTCGAAGCCGGCGCATCTCAACACCAATGACTGGGCCACCAACGGCGTGGGCCGCAAAG TCAGCCACTCCTATGGCTACGGCCTGCTGGATGCGGGGGCCATGGTGACCCTGGCCAGGAACTGGACCACGGTGGGACCCCAGAGGAAGTGCATCATCGACATCCTCACTGAGCCAAA AGACATTGGGAAGCGCCTGGAGGTCCGGAGGAAGGTGGACGCCTGCTTGGGGAAGGCCAGCTCCATCGGCAGGCTGGAGCATGTCCAGGCCAGGCTGACTCTCTCCTACAACCGGCGTGGCGACCTGGCCATCCACCTCACCAGCCCCATGGGCACCCGCTCCACCCTCCTGGCTCCCAG GCCTCACGACTACTCGGGCGACGGTTTCAACGACTGGGCCTTCATGACCACACACTCGTGGGACGAGGACCCCTCCGGCGACTGGGTCCTGGAGATCGAAAACACTAGTGAAGCCAACAACTATG GCACCCTGACCAAGTTCACGCTGGTTCTGTACGGGACCGCGACAGAGCCCACCAGCCTCTCCAACCGGCTCGAGAGCAGCGGCTGCAAAACCCTCGCCTCCAGCCAGACCTGCGTGG TGTGCGAGGAGGGCTTCTACCTGCACCAGAAGAGCTGCCTGAAGCGCTGCCCCCCCGGCTTCACGCCCAGCCTGCAGAGTGCCCACTACGCCCTGGAGAACAGTGTGGAGCCCCGTCCCCCGCACCTGTGTGTGCCGTGCCACGCCTCCTGCGCCACCTGCATGGGGCCCGTGGCCACCGCCTGCCTCAGCTGCCCAGCCCACTCGCACTACAGCAGCCTGGACCGAACGTGCTCCCACCAGACGCAGAGCAGCCGCGCCTCGCCCGCCCTGGGCAAGGGCCAGCCCGAGGCACCTCCCGCCTCCAAACTGGCTGTCCTGGTGGCCAGCCTCAGCTGCGTCTTCATCGTCCTCATTTTCATCACAGTCTTCCTGGTGCTGCAGCTGCGCTCGGGCTTCAGCCTGCGGGGCGTCAAGGTGTACTCCCTGGACAGCGGGCTCATCTCCTACCGGGGGCTCCCCGCGGACCTGTGGCAGGAGGAGCTGCCTTCCGAGTCGGAGGGCGAGGACTGCGAGGCGCACAGCGAGAGGACTGCCTTCATCAGAGACCAAAGTGCCCTTtga